A portion of the Pseudomonadota bacterium genome contains these proteins:
- a CDS encoding class I SAM-dependent methyltransferase: MKGRRGRPCGTCGARCCVASRTWRWEGVSFWGCSPHCRALDLRLRISARRIARAAGPGARVSRLGARRVGREMRAEKSLRRSETAFCHALISRSRSAERVRGTMHERETAAEVKHPRVPIDVQRGYDRWSDAYDVFENPMVALTSIAFDTIAPPLTDGTVLDLGCGTGRLLQRVLERDAAFGLGIDGSTGMLERARTRLKRFEDRVLLVADALGGPWPTRPEVRGRLPADGVCVTLVLEHFEDPRVVLDRAAQGVRPGGWLFLAELHADLYDAGTGAHFESEGVCYTLPSHRHTTSSLREALQRAGFVTERLLEMRACDYVAAVPKLARHGTRNALCAILARRVVRVELSSNLR; the protein is encoded by the coding sequence ATGAAGGGGCGCCGAGGCAGGCCTTGTGGCACCTGCGGCGCGCGCTGCTGTGTGGCGTCAAGGACATGGCGCTGGGAGGGTGTCAGCTTCTGGGGCTGCTCCCCACATTGTCGCGCTCTCGACCTGCGCTTGCGAATTTCAGCGCGCAGAATCGCTCGCGCCGCGGGGCCTGGTGCGCGCGTCTCGCGGCTCGGCGCGAGGCGTGTAGGAAGAGAGATGCGCGCAGAGAAGTCCCTGCGGAGGAGCGAGACGGCTTTCTGCCACGCTCTCATCAGTCGGTCGCGTAGCGCTGAGAGGGTGAGAGGCACGATGCACGAGCGCGAGACTGCTGCCGAAGTGAAGCATCCACGCGTTCCGATAGACGTGCAGCGCGGCTATGATCGCTGGAGCGACGCCTATGATGTGTTCGAGAATCCGATGGTGGCCCTCACCTCCATCGCGTTTGACACGATTGCTCCACCGCTGACCGATGGCACTGTGCTCGACCTGGGGTGCGGCACCGGGCGGCTGCTGCAGCGGGTGCTCGAACGAGACGCAGCGTTTGGCCTCGGCATCGACGGTTCGACGGGAATGCTCGAGCGCGCACGAACGCGTCTGAAGCGATTTGAAGATCGCGTGCTGCTGGTGGCAGATGCGCTCGGTGGGCCCTGGCCCACGCGCCCCGAGGTGCGTGGGCGGCTGCCGGCCGATGGGGTGTGCGTCACGCTTGTTCTCGAGCACTTCGAAGACCCTCGTGTCGTGCTCGACCGTGCTGCACAGGGGGTGCGCCCCGGTGGATGGCTCTTCCTTGCGGAGCTGCACGCTGATCTGTACGATGCCGGGACGGGAGCGCACTTCGAGAGTGAGGGCGTCTGCTACACGCTCCCCAGCCATCGGCACACCACGTCTTCTCTGCGCGAGGCATTGCAGCGCGCCGGATTCGTGACCGAAAGGCTCTTGGAGATGCGCGCCTGCGACTACGTGGCTGCTGTTCCC